The proteins below come from a single Chelmon rostratus isolate fCheRos1 chromosome 12, fCheRos1.pri, whole genome shotgun sequence genomic window:
- the insl3 gene encoding insulin-like 3 (Leydig cell) yields the protein MSAAKSLLSLMVLLVAAVSVVRAQERIRMCGRELIRLAVSSCGNSRLRRSIPDAQLGQHQYTSLWEQDTSTEAHQATEAIHGAPESDGEKDVFSAPLWYPLSSRIRRAVGKISDICCEKGCSMKELIQFC from the exons ATGTCTGCCGCTAAGAGTTTGCTGTCTCtgatggtgctgctggtggccgCAGTGAGCGTGGTTCGTGCCCAGGAGAGGATCAGGATGTGCGGGAGAGAGCTGATACGTCTGGCCGTCTCATCCTGCGGTAACTCTCGGCTGAGGAGGAGCATCCCGGATGCACAGCTTGGACAGCATCAATACACTTCTCTCT GGGAGCAGGACACTTCCACGGAGGCGCACCAGGCCACAGAGGCGATCCATGGCGCTCCAGAGTCCGACGGGGAGAAGGATGTCTTCTCGGCTCCTCTCTGGTACCCCTTGTCCTCTCGGATTAGACGGGCTGTTGGGAAAATATCTGATATTTGCTGCGAGAAAGGCTGCAGCATGAAAGAGTTGATCCAGTTTTGCTAG